The Sesamum indicum cultivar Zhongzhi No. 13 linkage group LG6, S_indicum_v1.0, whole genome shotgun sequence genome has a segment encoding these proteins:
- the LOC110012115 gene encoding uncharacterized protein LOC110012115 yields the protein MEIPAWAYYFIWATIGVVSSRLGFNALDKIDLSNSISPLVLSIFKHSLAVSACYSSIHPFLFSPPLKPISKCVILFTIIIWITIYYPGASLPLWYFLMFTWYNFICFCFAMFDPRLPSTLIGSGCKSAFIVHLVVGSSMVLVGDQKKFFRCSVPSIVLLLSFSCLATSESETFHKLLSLATRASGILSRLKERNREFIEFAVGMVGTILFQNFFKLTSFNHVVAFLYFTVTWLANLALVRPSDDHGIFGFLLTNVIVGCTVSQFGLRGTTWLVYGASLLLFGLRVKIQALPLVFNDREQQVIVWSNWE from the coding sequence atggagatTCCAGCATGGGCGTATTACTTCATCTGGGCTACCATCGGCGTCGTCTCCTCAAGACTAGGATTCAATGCTTTAGACAAAATAGACCTCTCGAACTCTATCTCCCCACTGGTTCTTTCTATCTTCAAGCACTCTCTAGCTGTCTCCGCCTGCTACTCATCCATCCACCCTTTCCTGTTTTCTCCACCCTTGAAGCCCATCAGCAAATGTGTCATTCTTTTCACTATCATAATTTGGATCACAATCTATTACCCTGGTGCATCTCTCCCATTATGGTATTTCTTGATGTTCACCTGGTATAACTTCATCTGTTTCTGTTTCGCCATGTTTGATCCAAGACTACCCTCCACCTTAATCGGCTCCGGGTGCAAATCCGCATTTATCGTCCACTTAGTTGTCGGATCATCAATGGTCTTAGTCGGCGACCAGAAAAAATTCTTCCGTTGTTCCGTCCCCAGCATTGTGCTTCTCTTATCCTTCTCCTGCCTGGCCACGTCCGAGAGCGAAACCTTTCATAAACTGCTGTCGCTAGCCACCAGGGCGAGCGGCATTCTGTCGAGGTTGAAGGAGAGGAATAGGGAGTTCATTGAATTTGCAGTTGGGATGGTGGGCACTATTCTTTTCCAGAACTTCTTCAAATTAACGTCGTTCAATCATGTCGTCGCGTTTCTCTACTTCACTGTGACCTGGCTGGCTAATCTTGCGCTGGTTCGTCCTTCCGATGATCACGGGATTTTTGGTTTTCTGCTGACCAATGTGATCGTGGGGTGTACGGTGAGTCAGTTCGGGCTCCGGGGCACTACATGGCTTGTGTACGGCGCTTCTCTTCTCCTCTTCGGTCTGCGTGTCAAGATCCAGGCACTGCCCCTGGTTTTTAATGATAGAGAACAACAGGTTATTGTGTGGTCAAATTGGGAGTGA